CTATATGCAGTACATTCAAGTCCTTTCTTTCACCCTCCAATTGGGTCAAAATCATGTAGGCCAGATAGTGTGTCCCGAAATAAATGATGGAAAGAACACCTATCAAAAAGTAGGAAGTCAGACGCTCAAAGTCAAAATCCATACTATCCGCAATATCCAGGGATATCTGCGAATTGGAAAGTATCAAACTGATCGTGTTCAGAAGCGTGAATATGCTCAAGTAGCTGAGAAAAAGCACTACACTGCCAATCAGAGCCTTTTTCCTTCCGCTCAGCTGAGATACGAAACCCTTGCCATAGAGAATGGAGAAAATCAGGATAGTAAGTATGATCCCAAAATTGATAATCGCATCTCCGAGTGTAAAGTAAAGCCAGTTGTAGGTGAAAGTGCTCTGCTCAAAAATACTTAGCCTAACGAATGAATCAGGCAATTCGATCATCAGCATAGACAAACGCATTGCTAACAAGAGGATCGTCAGTGACAGCAACCCAAAAATAAATCCACGCCTGAGGTTCAACCACTGCGCAAAATGAAATACCAACAGAAATATGGTCAGAAGCAAAACCACCATGACTCCTGTGATGAAGTCATTGATTTGCTCGTTGTAGTAGGTCTGCCCGTTGCATTCTATATTGAATAGCTCTTCACCCTGATACTTGATTGGAATAGAATTGGGGTCTTCTGTGATCTTGACGTTGTGAGAGACAATAGATGGATTATACAAATCATCTAGATAAGTACTCGATTGATTGAATTTTCTCCTGACCCAAACCATCGTGACCAGATAGGCATCCTTCTCTTGCCACGAAATTCTCCTCTTGTTGTATAAAAACTCTCCCTGTTCATTGGCAAGAACCAAATCACTTGTTCGGAAGGGAAAATATTCGAATGGGGGAATGTAAGAATAGTCTGACCAGAGAAGCACGTCTCCCCGGACATTGTATATGACAAATTCTACATCGGAAGGTTTGTCCTTGAGGCTACCTTTTTCCTCAATCTGATCGGCATAGGTATTGAGCTCCTCAAAATGCTGTGCTACTGCAGTAGCTATCTCCTCTGCGATCTGCAGTTCATTTTTTTGAGAATAGCTAAACAATCCGGCCAAAATAAGGCCAGATAAGGCTGCCACAGCGGCAATCGCTTTTATCGTTTTGGGACTAAAAATGGATGCTCTTGATTTTGATCACAAAATACACAAAGAATTACTCTTTTGCATATTTCGTATCAAAGCCTATGCCACCAAATACATGCAGAAAAATGGCTCGTGAGTATCTGTACATAACTGGGAGTAAAAGGACATTCAGCCCCAACAAAACCGTCACATAAACCCACATGCTAGGGTCCCCCATCAACTTGTATAAGAATACTATAACTCCCACAGTCAGGGCAACGGAAAACCCATAACTCACATACATGGCACCAAAGTAGTAGCCAGGTTCCGGCTCAAAGGACTGGTGGCATACCGAGCATTCTTTGAGCATGTCTCTATCGTAGTACTTTTTTAATAAGGGAGTCTTGAACATATCTCCCTCTCTGCATCTTGGGCATTTGCACTCAAGCAAAGCTTGGCCTGCGTTTTTTCTTGCCATGTTGTTTGTATCTATAAAACCAAATCGCAGCGATCACTGCAATTGATAAATAAGGGGTCACAAAAAGGTACATGATCCCAAAATTCAAGCCATCAGCCAGAGCCAATTCGCCATTACTTACATTGTTGACAATGGTCGTCTTGCACATGGCACATTGGGCCATACTGGCAGTTGAGCCTAAGAGGGCAACTAGAAATAGAAATAGCTGTTTCATAATAGATTCATTTAACCCAGATAATAGGGACTGGCCAATATATAGACCAATACGCCTGTTACAGAAACATATAGCCATACTGGCCAGGTAAATTTCACAATCTTCACATGACGATCAAACTCCTTGGCTAGGGCAAAGTAGAAAGCTAGTAGCACAAAGGGAACCACCGCAGCTGACATCAAAATGTGAGACAACAATACAGTAAGGTAAACACTCCGCATACTGCCTACAGCAGCTGCTTCAGCTTCATCCAGCACTCCGTTTCCATCTATATCCCCAAAAATCACTGACTCCATGGTAGAATGATAGAGCACATAAGCTACCAAAAAACAAACACCCAACACCAATGCAGAAAACATAGATACTTTGTGCCATTTGATCACACCACGCTTGGCAAATATGCCACCGACAATCAACAGCACCGCAGTGATCGAATTGATAATGGCGTTAAAAGCTGGAATGTCCTTCAGCCAGAGCATATCGGCTGGAATTTTGTAAGGAGAATAGATCAAGACAGCTACTAAAGCCGGTACGACCACCGACAAAGTGGCCACTGTGATCATTGCAGTTTTTTTACTATTCATTTATTCGTTGAGCAAAATATAAACCTCGGTATTCAATCGGTCAATCTCTTCCAAATCCATCGGATCAAAGTACCCTCTGATTCTTGATAGTTCATCGACCAGTACCAGCGGATATACATTAGATTCAGCATCAGGGTTCGCGAACAATTGACACTCGGCAAAAGTAGTTAAGAGTGCCTCTTCTACCTGAACATATCTCAAATTAGGGTAACCCTGAAAACTTCGCGACAATGAATCCTGAGCATATAAAGCCAGCGTTTGAATACGTTCTTCCTGCTTGTATTTGCTCAAGAAACTTAGAATGTTATTTTGACCTGATCTTCTGTCTGGATGGGTCAACACACCATAATCAAATAGTGTAACCTTACCTTTAGTGAGCATACCCAATTCAGAAGGGTATTCAACCTTATAAGCAGAAGGATACATCACCTGACCACAGCTGGTCAAGGTATCTAGACCGTCTTTATAAAAGACCGGAATTTCGAATTTGTTCTCTCCGAACCCCTGCAAAAACAAGTAAACAGCTGCAGGACTAAAGAGTACAAATGCCAGTATGATAGACTTAATCCACTTCATAGACCAAAAAAAATGCCGTCTGATTGGACGGCATTATATTTTATAATTTTATTCGACTTATTGTCCTGACAATGCCTGGAAGATGGCCTCTCCCTGAATCAACAATGCCAAAATCAACCATGCCACAAAGATAAGTGGCGCTATGATCGACCATATGAGACCTTTTTGCTCATGAGACAAGTGCATGAACTCGCCTATGATATAAAATGCTTTAAAAATCGTCAAGACGATAAAAATAGAAGTTTTCAACATCCCAGGTCCCATGGTAAAAGCAATGATAAACTCCACTACTGTTGCCAAAAACAGAATTCCTGTCACTGTCCAAATCTTCTTGATTTTCGCTTTATCTGCTGGAATTACTTCCAGTCCTTTAGTTTCTTGTTCCATGTCTATGTTCCTGTTTTATAGTTAGACCAAATAGAAGAATGTAAATACAAATACCCATACTAGATCCACAAAGTGCCAGTACAAGCCTACCTTCTCTACCATTTCGTATGTTCCTCTTTTTTCCAAAACTCCTACTGTCGCCTGATAAAAGATGATAAAGTTCAATACCACTCCACTGAATACGTGGAAACCGTGGAAACCAGTAATGAAGAAGAACAATGCCGCAAAGTTCGGAGGTCCATATTGATTCAAAGAAAGATTTGCACCATTGAAAAATGATCCATCCAACAATTTTCCACCTTCTTCAGTACCTACAATGAAGTGCCCCCACTCCCAGGCCTGACAGCCCAAGAAAGTCAAACCACCTACGATGGTCCAAAGCATCCATTTTTCTACTGCCTTCTTGTCATTTCTATGACCTGCATCTACAGCCAATACCATAGTCACACTACTCATGATAAGTATAAAAGTCATGATACCTACGAAAACCAAAGGTAGGTGAATGCCGTGCAAGAAAGGAACGGCGTTGAACACCATTTCCGGAACTGGCCAATATTCTTGTGAAAAAACAAAATTTTCTAATTCACCTGCGTAAGCTGGGTGTGCATATCGAATCAATCCATAGGCCACCAATAAAGATGAAAAAGTAAATGCATCAGACAACAAGAAAAACCACATCATGAGTTTTCCATAACTCGCCTTTAATGGCTCGGTACCCCCGCTCCACAGGTTCTCATTGCTATCTACTACTACTGCCGTTCCAGCCATGATATTATCTAGTTTAATTAATGATTAAGAGTCAAAAATAAGTATAAATACAACCAAATACCACCTAAAAAATGCCAATAAGTTGTACACATTTCTATTCGCAAAAGGCTCTTCGAGTGAACCTTATATTTAAATGCTGAGATTACTACTATGAACAAAAAGATCACCGCACTCACCAGGTGAAAGCCATGCAAGCCTGAAAGCACATAAACAAATGATCCCGCTGGGTTTCCTACAAAAAACACCCCATCATTGATCAACTCCTGCCAGGCAATCAACTGTCCCGCTAAAAAGGCAAAACCTGTAATGGCGGTTAAAACCAAAAAGGTCTTCAGCTTTTTAATTTCATTCGTTTTCGCATAGTGATAAGCCAAATGCATGAATACACTACTCAGCACTACTATTCCTGTAGTGATATCAAACATGAAAGGCAGATCAAAATCCAACCAAACACCACTTGACTGCTTTACTACATAGGCAGAAGTAAATGCTGCAAAAAGCATTACCACAGAAACCATAAACAACCACATGGCAAATTTCTGTGGGTGCATTTTAAATTGAGTTCCTTCTGTTTTTTTCAATGCCATCTCCATAACTATATCTTATCTAATAAAAAGGCAATTTGCACGATTGGGAGGTATAAAAACGAACCAAACATGATTTTCAGGGCTGCTTTGTCGGTATTGTTTCTCATCAGACTAAAGGTCTGAGCCAAAAATCCTACTCCACATATAGTAGCTATGATCCCAGAATTGATTCCTGTAATACCGAAATAAGCTGGCAATAGACCCAATGGAAGCAAGAACAAGGTATAGACCATGATATTAATCGCAGTGTTCAAATCTTTCTGCCCCTTGTTAGGTAAAAGCTTAAATCCTGCCTTCTTGTAATCTTGATCTGCTACCCATGCTATGGCCCAGAAATGGGGAAACTGCCAAATGAATTGGATTCCAAAAATAATCAAAGCCTCATAGCCGATGTATCCGGTAGCTGCCACCCAACCCAATAATGGAGGAAGTGCTCCAGGAATCGCCCCCACAAATACCGCAATTGGCCCTACTCTTTTGAGGGGAGTGTACAAGAAGCTATAAAGAATCAATGAAACCAAAGACAAAAGTGCGGTCAAAGGATTAGTTACCAAATAGAGGAGTCCCAAACCAAGTACCGCTACCAAAAATGAAAATAGAATGGCTTCATTTTTAGATATCCGACCTGTGGGTAAGGGTCTATTTTTGGTTCTTTCCATCATCGCGTCATACTCAATCTCTATTACTTGATTGATAGTAACAGAGGCACCCGACACCAAAAAACCACCCAAAGAAAGCAACATCAAAACCGACCAGTTCAGGTCACCTTGAGCCGCTAGAATGTATCCAAATCCAGAAGAAAAGGCCACAAGGAAAGACAATCGCGGTTTCAGCAACTCAAAATATGAGCCTACTATTGACTTTTCTTTTACTGCTATCGTACTTGAATTAGGCATTTGCGCTATTTAAATCCGAAGATTTCTCACTTATGATTAAATACAAATAATACTGGACGCCAAAGATGATAAGTGCCAAAAGCAAATGGACCGGTTGCAAGAAGTAAGGAAGTGCAAAATAGGACAAGACTGCCCCAGTTACGATTTCCAAAATTACTAACAACAACAAACTCCAAACTAAGTACTTTGATGTCGAAAAATTCTTAATGCTTTTTGACAATCTATAGATCAAAAAAGCATGAACAAAAAACAGAAGAATGGAATAAGATCGGTGGATATAAAACACAACGCCAAGGTTATCTATCCAACTCCATCTATTTTCCTCTCCCAACTTATCGGCTATCACATCTACTGCCTCTCTCACCTGTGTACCCAAAAGCACTTGAGCAAAAAACAGAATCATGCAAAACAAAATGAGTCTTCTAACCTTGTAAGGTTTATAACTCACTAAACCGATTAACTCCTTTTTTCCTGTATAGAAACGCAAATAGATTAACAAAGCGATCAGAGCTATGGCTAATACCATATGAAAGGTGATCAGTCCTGGCAACAAGTTGGTCGACACAACCAATGAGCCAGTCCAGCCTTGAAAAATCACAAGAATCAATGCGAAAAGAGAAAGAAAAAGAACTCGCTTATCAGCTTGATAATAGCTGAACGAGACAACAAAACAAGACAGAATTAAAAACCCTATCAAGACGCCTACTAAACGATTGATATATTCAATCCAGGTCTTTTGAAAATTAAATTCCTGTTCACGCTGAACATTCTCCCCCTCTACAACTTCCCTAGCCAATTCACTCAAACCGACTGCTTGGAGCACTTTGGCCAGACGTTGATTCTTTTCAATCCGTTTCTGGAGATATATTTCTTTATAGTCCTCTGGTAATTCGGATACCTCTGTCGGAGGTACATAAGAACCGAAGCACTTTGGCCAATCGGGACATCCCATCCCAGACCCTGTACTACGAACAATGCCGCCTACCAATATCAAAAGGTAAACGGCAATGATCGTAATAAAATTTAGTGTCCTAAATAAACCCTTTTTAGGTTCTTTTTTCATCCATTAAACCTTTTCATTCTTAGCTTCTTCAGCTTCATGAGGCAGGTTAGATTCTGGTGTATTTGAATATGGAACTGTCTGAGGAATAAAATCAGATTCAGATCCTGGCTTGCTATAGTCATAAGGCCATCTGTATACAGTTGGGATCTCTCCTGGCCAGTTGCCATGACCTGGCAATCTTGGAGTCGTCCACTCTAGTGTATTAGAGTTCCATGGATTAGCAGGTGCCTTTCTACCTCTAAAAATGCTATAGAAGAAGTTGAAAAGGAAGATAAACTGTGCACCAAATGTCAATATAGCTGCCACACTTACAAACATGTTCAAATCTGCAAAATCAGAGAATGCATCAAAGTTTGTAAATGAATAATAACGTCTTGGGAAACCGGCAATTCCGATATAGTGTAGTGGGAAGAATACCATATAAACTCCTACGAATGTCAACCAGAAGTGAATATACCCTAGTTTCTCATCCATCATTCTACCAAACATCTTAGGGAACCAGTGATAGATACCTGCTACCATTCCAAAGAAGGCTGAACTACCCATAACAAGGTGGAAGTGAGCCACTACAAAGTAGGTGTCGTGCAAGAAAATATCGAGCGCTGAGTTACCAAGGAAGATACCTGTTACACCACCAGAGATAAACAATGATACTAGACCGATAGAGAACATCATAGCTGTCGTAAACCGGATGTTACCTTGCCACAAAGTGGTGATATAGTTGAAGGCTTTGATCGCAGATGGTACTGCAATCACCAATGTCAAGATCATAAAGATAGACCCTAAGAATGGGCTCATACCTGTCACGAACATGTGGTGTGCCCACACGATGAAAGACAAGATACCAATTCCAATCATAGACCCAATCATCGCTCTATAACCAAAGATTGGTTTTCTAGAGTTCGTTGAGATAATCTCAGAAGTAATACCCAGTGCAGGTAGAATAATAATGTATACCTCAGGGTGTCCTAAGAACCAGAACAAGTGCTGGAACAAAATTGGGCTACCGCCAGAGTTTGGCAATGCTTCACCACCGATATAAATATCAGATAGGTAGAAACTAGTACCGAAAGATCTATCAAATACAAGCAACAAGGCTGCTGCAAATAATACTGGGAAAGAAAGAAGACCCAAGATAGCAGTCAAGAAAAACGCCCAAATAGTCAAAGGCATTTTAGTGAAAGACATTCCCTTGGTTCTCAGGTTAATCACCGTACTGATATAGTTGATACCACCCAATAGAGTAGAAGCAATGAAGAATACCATAGCTACCAACCAAAGTGTCATTCCTAATCCAGAACCAGAAATTGCCTGTGGCAATGCACTCAACGGAGGATAGATAGTCCATCCACCTGCTGCAGGTCCAGTAGAAATAAACAAAGAGATAAACATGATCACACTTGACAAGAAGAAAAACCAGTAGGACAACATATTCATGAAACCTGATGCCATATCCCTTGCACCAATCTGAAGTGGAATCAAGAAATTACTAAAGGTACCACTCAACCCTGCAGTTAATACGAAGAATACCATGATGGTACCGTGCATAGTAACAAGAGCCAGGTAGAACTCTGTATCAATCTTTCCTGCATCGGTGATCCAGCCTCCCATGATTGGTCTCAACCACTCTAGGTTCATGTCTGGAAAACCAAGCTGCAATCTGAAAATGATAGATAAACCACCACCAATGATTGCCCATAATATACCAGTTATCAAAAACTGCTTACCAATGACTTTGTGATCTTGTGAGAAAATGTAATTCGTCACAAAATTGCCATGATGCTCATGATCATCATGCGATGCATGTGAATCTACATGCTCATCTAATTGTACTTCAGTAACTGCCATATCTCTTCTATTATAGTGAAGCTTCTGCTTCCTCAATCTCTTCTTTAACCGCTACTGTCTCTACAGGAGACTTAGCTTCAATTTTAGATAAATACTCAGGGTTTTTAGACAACCATGATTTTTGAGAGGCTTTCCAAACCTCATAATCTGCAGGCTCATCTACTACGATGGTAGATCTCATTGCAAAGTGACCTTTACCACAAATCTTGTTACACACCAACTCGTAAGTAAAGTCTGGGTTACCAGTTTCTTCTGCCATTTCAGCAGTAGTTTTAGTAGGTACAAACCAGAATTGAGTTGGAAGACCTGGTACAGCATTCATCTGCAACCTGAAATGAGGTACATATACAGAGTGAATTACATCTCTTGCTCTGATCTTGAACAAAACAGGCTTTCCTTTAGGAATGTGAATTTCTCTTGGAATGAAATCGTCCTTCGCGAATTGATTAGTAAAATCAACTCCCATTTGATTTTCGAAATCGATCAGTTTATAATCGTAAGGTCCCAATTTGCCATCAGGCCCTGGGTATCTTGACGCCCATGCATACTGATATCCCATGATCTCTACCACCTCAGCATTGTCTGGTGCCTGATCCGTGATTTTGTCCCAAGCTCTGAAACCTGAGAAAATCAACAAAGCCAATACGAATGCTGGAATCACTGTCCAGATCAACTCCAATTTGTCGTTGTGTGGATAGAAATTAGCTGTGCTGTCAGATTTGTACTGATATCTATAAGCAAACCAGAAAAGCAATATGTGCGTCAGAATGAAAGCAGCAACTGTCACACCAGTTGTCCACCAAAATATCTGAAATGTTACTTCTCCGTGCTCAGAAGCTACAGGAACTGTGTATCTATCAAATTGAGTATAGGAATAACCGAAAAACAGCACAATCCCTAAAACCAAGAATACAAGAAACAATGCAGCATTGATCTTATTACTCTTTCCTAAAGACTCTCCGTCTTTATTCCCTCTTACTACTTGTACCAGTGTATGGGCTCTAAATATGGTCACCAAAATGGCTCCAATTAGAATAACCGATACTAAGATTACAAAATTCAGCATGCTTTTATATTAAATATTTTAAACGCTTAATTCCTTATTATATATGGTGATGTAAAGCTTCGTTATACATCGGGTGGTTTTTGGCCACCAATGGGTGCTTAGCCAATGAATGCAACATGACATAAACAAAGGTTGCTCCGTATACCAGCATCAATCCGATTTCCAAGAAACCAAAACCTCCATTTTCTTTCAAAACACCAGGTGTTACCATCAAGTAGAAATCTAACCAGTGACCGAAAATCACGATTGGAGTTACCACTTTCAAGATTCTCGCGTGACGCTTCGAATCTCTAGTCATTAACAACAAGAATGGTAGAACGAAGTTGATGATTAGATTGATAAAGAAGATCTTAGAATAGTAATCACTTTTCAATCTTTCTACAAAATAAATAGTCTCCTCTGGAATGTTAGCATAGTAGATCAATAAGAACTGAGAAAACCAGATATATGTCCAGAAAATGCTAAATCCCCAAACGAATTTTCCTAAATCATGTAGGTGGTTAGAGTTAACCACTGACAAGTAGCCCTTGTCTTTCAACTGAATTGCTACGAAGGTAATGAAGGCCAAACCAGTTACCCACCAGCTAGCAAACACATACCATCCAAACATAGTTGAAAACCAGTGAGGGTCAATTGACATCACCCAGTCCCAAGCTGCGATAGAGGAAGAGTATCCAAAGAACACGATGAAAGCAGCAGAAAGTCCTACCAATTTCTTCCATCTATTAGTTCCACCTTCTAGATCCTCAGCCAACATGTTCTTTCTAATCTGAATGAATAGCAAGTACCAAATCGCGAAGAACGCAACCATTCTACCCATGTAGAATCCAAAGTTCAAATAGCCTTCTTTCCC
This is a stretch of genomic DNA from Reichenbachiella ulvae. It encodes these proteins:
- a CDS encoding cytochrome c oxidase subunit 3; this encodes MAGTAVVVDSNENLWSGGTEPLKASYGKLMMWFFLLSDAFTFSSLLVAYGLIRYAHPAYAGELENFVFSQEYWPVPEMVFNAVPFLHGIHLPLVFVGIMTFILIMSSVTMVLAVDAGHRNDKKAVEKWMLWTIVGGLTFLGCQAWEWGHFIVGTEEGGKLLDGSFFNGANLSLNQYGPPNFAALFFFITGFHGFHVFSGVVLNFIIFYQATVGVLEKRGTYEMVEKVGLYWHFVDLVWVFVFTFFYLV
- a CDS encoding cytochrome c oxidase subunit 3 — encoded protein: MEMALKKTEGTQFKMHPQKFAMWLFMVSVVMLFAAFTSAYVVKQSSGVWLDFDLPFMFDITTGIVVLSSVFMHLAYHYAKTNEIKKLKTFLVLTAITGFAFLAGQLIAWQELINDGVFFVGNPAGSFVYVLSGLHGFHLVSAVIFLFIVVISAFKYKVHSKSLLRIEMCTTYWHFLGGIWLYLYLFLTLNH
- a CDS encoding COX15/CtaA family protein gives rise to the protein MKKEPKKGLFRTLNFITIIAVYLLILVGGIVRSTGSGMGCPDWPKCFGSYVPPTEVSELPEDYKEIYLQKRIEKNQRLAKVLQAVGLSELAREVVEGENVQREQEFNFQKTWIEYINRLVGVLIGFLILSCFVVSFSYYQADKRVLFLSLFALILVIFQGWTGSLVVSTNLLPGLITFHMVLAIALIALLIYLRFYTGKKELIGLVSYKPYKVRRLILFCMILFFAQVLLGTQVREAVDVIADKLGEENRWSWIDNLGVVFYIHRSYSILLFFVHAFLIYRLSKSIKNFSTSKYLVWSLLLLVILEIVTGAVLSYFALPYFLQPVHLLLALIIFGVQYYLYLIISEKSSDLNSANA
- the cyoE gene encoding heme o synthase — translated: MPNSSTIAVKEKSIVGSYFELLKPRLSFLVAFSSGFGYILAAQGDLNWSVLMLLSLGGFLVSGASVTINQVIEIEYDAMMERTKNRPLPTGRISKNEAILFSFLVAVLGLGLLYLVTNPLTALLSLVSLILYSFLYTPLKRVGPIAVFVGAIPGALPPLLGWVAATGYIGYEALIIFGIQFIWQFPHFWAIAWVADQDYKKAGFKLLPNKGQKDLNTAINIMVYTLFLLPLGLLPAYFGITGINSGIIATICGVGFLAQTFSLMRNNTDKAALKIMFGSFLYLPIVQIAFLLDKI
- a CDS encoding cytochrome C oxidase subunit IV family protein, with amino-acid sequence MEQETKGLEVIPADKAKIKKIWTVTGILFLATVVEFIIAFTMGPGMLKTSIFIVLTIFKAFYIIGEFMHLSHEQKGLIWSIIAPLIFVAWLILALLIQGEAIFQALSGQ
- a CDS encoding DUF420 domain-containing protein, with the protein product MNSKKTAMITVATLSVVVPALVAVLIYSPYKIPADMLWLKDIPAFNAIINSITAVLLIVGGIFAKRGVIKWHKVSMFSALVLGVCFLVAYVLYHSTMESVIFGDIDGNGVLDEAEAAAVGSMRSVYLTVLLSHILMSAAVVPFVLLAFYFALAKEFDRHVKIVKFTWPVWLYVSVTGVLVYILASPYYLG
- a CDS encoding DUF983 domain-containing protein, with amino-acid sequence MFKTPLLKKYYDRDMLKECSVCHQSFEPEPGYYFGAMYVSYGFSVALTVGVIVFLYKLMGDPSMWVYVTVLLGLNVLLLPVMYRYSRAIFLHVFGGIGFDTKYAKE
- a CDS encoding cytochrome c oxidase subunit I — encoded protein: MAVTEVQLDEHVDSHASHDDHEHHGNFVTNYIFSQDHKVIGKQFLITGILWAIIGGGLSIIFRLQLGFPDMNLEWLRPIMGGWITDAGKIDTEFYLALVTMHGTIMVFFVLTAGLSGTFSNFLIPLQIGARDMASGFMNMLSYWFFFLSSVIMFISLFISTGPAAGGWTIYPPLSALPQAISGSGLGMTLWLVAMVFFIASTLLGGINYISTVINLRTKGMSFTKMPLTIWAFFLTAILGLLSFPVLFAAALLLVFDRSFGTSFYLSDIYIGGEALPNSGGSPILFQHLFWFLGHPEVYIIILPALGITSEIISTNSRKPIFGYRAMIGSMIGIGILSFIVWAHHMFVTGMSPFLGSIFMILTLVIAVPSAIKAFNYITTLWQGNIRFTTAMMFSIGLVSLFISGGVTGIFLGNSALDIFLHDTYFVVAHFHLVMGSSAFFGMVAGIYHWFPKMFGRMMDEKLGYIHFWLTFVGVYMVFFPLHYIGIAGFPRRYYSFTNFDAFSDFADLNMFVSVAAILTFGAQFIFLFNFFYSIFRGRKAPANPWNSNTLEWTTPRLPGHGNWPGEIPTVYRWPYDYSKPGSESDFIPQTVPYSNTPESNLPHEAEEAKNEKV
- a CDS encoding quinol:cytochrome C oxidoreductase yields the protein MSDEKYIFSAGAKKNIFIVLAVGIVLAVLGVIMINSGGHHDAHGAEHAVEAAAAHGEHAAHGAEHTAEAAGEHHAAYHWTHRLKANLWINNLFFTGLAIIGVFFICIQYVAQAGWSVGVKRIPMAMASFLPIAAVLMIVVWLFSNHEIFHWTHAGLMDPDSPEFDPIIKGKEGYLNFGFYMGRMVAFFAIWYLLFIQIRKNMLAEDLEGGTNRWKKLVGLSAAFIVFFGYSSSIAAWDWVMSIDPHWFSTMFGWYVFASWWVTGLAFITFVAIQLKDKGYLSVVNSNHLHDLGKFVWGFSIFWTYIWFSQFLLIYYANIPEETIYFVERLKSDYYSKIFFINLIINFVLPFLLLMTRDSKRHARILKVVTPIVIFGHWLDFYLMVTPGVLKENGGFGFLEIGLMLVYGATFVYVMLHSLAKHPLVAKNHPMYNEALHHHI
- a CDS encoding cytochrome c oxidase subunit II; amino-acid sequence: MLNFVILVSVILIGAILVTIFRAHTLVQVVRGNKDGESLGKSNKINAALFLVFLVLGIVLFFGYSYTQFDRYTVPVASEHGEVTFQIFWWTTGVTVAAFILTHILLFWFAYRYQYKSDSTANFYPHNDKLELIWTVIPAFVLALLIFSGFRAWDKITDQAPDNAEVVEIMGYQYAWASRYPGPDGKLGPYDYKLIDFENQMGVDFTNQFAKDDFIPREIHIPKGKPVLFKIRARDVIHSVYVPHFRLQMNAVPGLPTQFWFVPTKTTAEMAEETGNPDFTYELVCNKICGKGHFAMRSTIVVDEPADYEVWKASQKSWLSKNPEYLSKIEAKSPVETVAVKEEIEEAEASL